The Lycium barbarum isolate Lr01 chromosome 9, ASM1917538v2, whole genome shotgun sequence genome has a segment encoding these proteins:
- the LOC132612122 gene encoding uncharacterized protein LOC132612122, with product MEKHLIFKLPEFSKEKFPQLPEKFNLEEDFLDKINKQLKISEAKTSKKTSTKEVRTLSTNEKEIHKLTNNPRYSTKKNYYKRPSFPDVQFEEDQDRLQTSHSGNGITEWNIDGLAESQIYKVLHEMGMAITAYKIKHDGDKYDASLIISGFTGMLKNWWDNYLSDDNKTQILGAITIGTVLKMDGNTQVAVEEDASVTLIYSIAKYFIREPKLFQDRSLELLNNLKCPKLDDFRWYKDMFLEKVMIKEDCGNDFWKERFISGLPSLFAKKVRTKIKDRFNGRIPYENLTYGDIISYINVTGLDLCTDLKLKHFLKKDQQQSRKDLGSFCQDFGFEKIAAPSKKSSKVVKRSTTSKPLYRKKKNVDNSYKKKRFKRIPKKNSGDTCWTCGKTSHRSNECRVNIKKKKKINLFEVDDKIKNELYTILEENDKCLNLENR from the coding sequence ATGGAGAAACATCTGATCTTTAAACTCCCAGAATTCTCTAAAGAGAAATTCCCTCAATTACCTGAAAAGTTTAATCTTGAAGAAGATTTTCTTGATAAGATCAACAAACAATTAAAAATATCTGAAGCAAAGACTTCAAAGAAAACTAGTACTAAAGAAGTTAGAACTTTAAGTACTAATGAAAAAGAAATTCATAAATTAACGAATAACCCAAGATATTCTACAAAAAAGAATTATTATAAAAGACCCTCTTTTCCAGATGTTCAATTTGAAGAAGATCAAGATCGTCTTCAAACATCACATAGTGGAAACGGCATAACAGAATGGAACATAGATGGATTAGCAGAAAGCCAAATCTATAAAGTTCTTCATGAAATGGGCATGGCTATCACTGCTTATAAAATTAAGCATGATGGAGATAAATATGATGCTTCTTTAATTATTTCTGGTTTCACAGGAATGTTAAAAAattggtgggataattatcttTCTGATGATAATAAAACCCAGATTTTAGGAGCCATAACCATAGGAACTGTTTTAAAAATGGACGGTAATACTCAAGTAGCAGTTGAGGAAGATGCTTCAGTAACGCTAATTTACAGTATTGCTAAATACTTTATTAGAGAACCAAAACTTTTCCAAGACAGAAGTTTAGAATTATTAAACAATCTAAAATGCCCCAAATTAGATGAttttaggtggtataaagataTGTTTTTAGAAAAAGTTATGATAAAAGAAGACTGTGGTAATGATTTCTGGAAAGAAAGATTTATTAGTGGTCTACCTTCATTGTTCGCCAAAAAGGTTAGAACTAAAATCAAGGATAGGTTCAATGGAAGAATCCCATATGAAAACTTAACCTATGGTGATATAATTAGTTATATTAATGTTACAGGATTAGATCTATGTACAGATTTAAAACTAAAACATTTCTTGAAAAAAGATCAACAACAATCTCGAAAGGATTTAGGAAGCTTTTGTCAAGACTTCGGTTTTGAAAAAATTGCTGCTCCATCCAAAAAATCTAGCAAAGTTGTGAAAAGATCTACTACTTCAAAACCTCTTTATAGAAAGAAGAAGAATGTAGATAATtcttataaaaagaaaagattCAAAAGAATACCAAAGAAGAACTCTGGTGATACATGTTGGACATGTGGCAAAACAAGCCATAGATCCAATGAGTGTCGAGTCAAtattaagaaaaagaagaagataaatctTTTTGAAGTCgatgataaaataaaaaatgaactcTACACTATATTAGAAGAAAATGACAAGTGTTTAAATCTAGAAAATAGATGA